One genomic region from Ralstonia pickettii DTP0602 encodes:
- a CDS encoding potassium-transporting ATPase subunit C (One of the components of the high-affinity ATP-driven potassium transport (or KDP)system, which catalyzes the hydrolysis of ATP coupled with the exchange of hydrogen and potassium ions. The C subunit may be involved in assembly of the KDP complex~K01548: kdpC; K+-transporting ATPase ATPase C chain [EC:3.6.3.12]) codes for MITQVQSPQPAPQPVQAGLARPMLVVFVALSLLTGLLYPGVITAISKVVFPHQAGGSLIEKDGKPIGSELIGQPFSDPKYFWGRLSATAPMPYNPAASVGSNLGPTNPALTDTARARIDALHAADPDNQAPVPVDLATASGSGLDPHISPAAAEYQAARVARIRGIPVEQVKQLIAAHTEAPLLPVLGEPGVNVLKLNLALDGIAPKR; via the coding sequence ATGATTACCCAAGTGCAATCTCCCCAGCCCGCACCGCAACCCGTGCAGGCGGGCCTTGCGAGGCCGATGCTGGTGGTGTTCGTCGCGCTGTCGCTGTTGACCGGCCTGTTGTATCCGGGCGTGATTACCGCGATTTCGAAAGTCGTGTTCCCGCACCAGGCAGGGGGCTCGCTGATCGAGAAGGACGGCAAGCCCATCGGCTCCGAACTCATCGGCCAGCCGTTCTCCGACCCGAAGTACTTCTGGGGCCGGTTGTCGGCGACGGCGCCCATGCCGTATAACCCTGCGGCGTCGGTCGGCTCGAACCTGGGCCCCACCAACCCGGCGCTGACCGACACGGCCCGCGCGCGCATCGACGCGCTGCACGCCGCCGATCCGGACAACCAGGCGCCGGTACCCGTGGACCTGGCCACGGCATCCGGTAGCGGCCTCGATCCGCATATCAGTCCCGCCGCGGCCGAATACCAGGCGGCGCGCGTGGCCCGCATCCGCGGGATTCCCGTCGAACAGGTGAAGCAGCTGATCGCCGCGCATACCGAGGCGCCGCTGCTGCCGGTTCTGGGCGAGCCGGGGGTCAATGTCCTGAAGCTGAACCTGGCGCTGGACGGCATTGCGCCGAAGCGATGA